One region of Wyeomyia smithii strain HCP4-BCI-WySm-NY-G18 chromosome 3, ASM2978416v1, whole genome shotgun sequence genomic DNA includes:
- the LOC129729033 gene encoding histone acetyltransferase type B catalytic subunit: MSSISKLQNYVSNALECTRFRLIRKEQDFDDESVVFHPEMAHQIFGEQESVFGYRDLQIDVCFAAGSLDIYFNVKYSEKVDDVSPDGGVKADDVEKALAELVEDGCYYTNLEEYKKIVEVKTAGFKPFGNKVDEFKLNPGICGQEERTFEVYVSDINDKDFLKYHSRLESLSFWFIDAFSRVEHDPLWLFFIVYEKYSDGNETRYATAGYFTVYQYYSYPQFIRPRISQILVLPPFQKLGIASWLIETTVNKYFLSMSNVADITYEEPTDIIQHIRSVVDAKHCMTLPAFAKDKLLSGFSKEMLKEAKEKYKINPKQCRVIYEILRLSAIDTKNETDYRNYRVEVKKRLNLNNSKHQRALVRLQKRGVDVSAALSLLPTLEDRIEQLNAEYQQVEQVYHQVLKKLKLARD; this comes from the exons ATGAGTTCTATCTCGAAGTTGCAAAACTACGTTTCCAACGCACTAGAATGTACGCGCTTTCGCTTGATCCGCAAAGAACAAGACTTTGACGATGAGTCTGTAGTGTTTCACCCGGAAATGGCTCATCAAATTTTCGGTGAACAAGAGAGTGTCTTTGGTTATCGTGATTTGCAGATAGATGTCTGTTTCGCAGCCGGCTCACTGGATATTTACTTCAATGTTAAATATTCGGAAAAG GTTGATGACGTTAGTCCGGATGGAGGGGTCAAAGCAGATGATGTGGAAAAAGCACTTGCTGAGCTGGTAGAGGATGGATGCTACTATACCAATCTGGAAGAATATAAAAAGATTGTGGAAGTCAAAACCGCAGGTTTCAAACCATTTGGTAATAAGGTAGATGAGTTTAAGCTAAACCCTGGTATATGCGGTCAGGAAGAACGCACATTTGAAGTTTACGTAAGCGACATAAACGATAAGGATTTTCTCAAGTACCACTCCAGGCTCGAGTCGCTCTCTTTTTGGTTCATCGATGCATTTAGTAGAGTTGAACATGATCCACTGTGGCTATTTTTTATAGTATATGAAAAATATTCTGACGGAAACGAGACTCGTTATGCTACGGCCGGGTACTTTACAGTTTATCAGTATTATTCATACCCGCAGTTCATAAGGCCTCGGATTAGCCAGATACTGGTTTTACCTCCTTTCCAGAAACTTGGGATTGCTTCCTGGTTGATCGAAACG ACCGTAAACAAGTATTTTCTTTCGATGAGTAATGTAGCGGACATCACCTATGAAGAGCCAACAGATATTATCCAACACATTCGCTCAGTTGTAGACGCCAAACATTGTATGACGTTGCCTGCTTTTGCGAAAGACAAATTGCTCAGTGGATTCAGTAAAGAAATGCTGAAGGAAGCGAAAGAAAAATACAAG atcaaCCCAAAACAATGTCGCGTAATTTACGAGATTCTTAGGTTATCGGCAATCGACACCAAGAATGAAACGGACTATCGCAACTACCGCGTCGAAGTAAAAAAGCGGCTGAATTTGAACAACAGTAAGCATCAGCGAGCGCTGGTTCGGCTGCAGAAACGGGGAGTCGACGTAAGTGCGGCACTCAGTCTACTTCCTACGCTGGAAGATCGTATAGAACAATTAAATGCAGAATATCAGCAAGTCGAACaggtttaccaccaggttttgaAGAAACTAAAACTTGCTCGAGATTAA
- the LOC129728990 gene encoding uncharacterized protein K02A2.6-like, giving the protein MPQSLRLRTLDLAHEGHPGMTIMKQRLRAKVWWPKIDTQVDKYVKDCRGCMLVAAPAVPEPMKRRELPTEPWQHLAIDYLGPLPTGHYLFVVVDYFSRYIGVEIMEKIDSRETIKRLTTIFARFGLPISITADNGPQLASEEFRVYCDTNNIQLINTIPYWPQQNGEVERQNRSILKRLSISQATNADWESELNKYL; this is encoded by the coding sequence ATGCCTCAAAGCCTAAGACTGCGAACACTTGACTTAGCACATGAGGGTCACCCGGGTATGACGATCATGAAGCAACGTTTGCGTGCGAAGGTATGGTGGCCAAAAATCGATACTCAGGTTGATAAGTACGTTAAGGATTGCCGTGGATGCATGCTAGTAGCAGCACCTGCTGTCCCGGAACCGATGAAGCGTAGAGAATTGCCTACAGAGCCTTGGCAACACTTGGCTATCGATTATCTCGGACCACTTCCAACTGGACACTACTTGTTTGTGGTTGTCGATTATTTTAGCCGCTATATCGGGGTTGAGATAATGGAGAAGATTGATTCGAGAGAGACCATTAAGAGGTTAACTACAATTTTCGCTCGATTTGGTCTGCCGATTTCTATCACTGCAGATAACGGTCCACAATTAGCCAGTGAAGAATTTCGAGTATATTGTGACACGAACAACATCCAGTTGATCAATACCATTCCTTACTGGCCACAACAAAACGGTGAAGTGGAACGACAAAATCGTTCCATTTTGAAAAGACTTTCCATTAGCCAGGCGACCAATGCAGACTGGGAATCGGAGTTAAATAAATATCTGTAG
- the LOC129730463 gene encoding CDC42 small effector protein homolog → MASTGDIWLQWFSCCFQPQSPRRRRHHQRLRIDRSMIGNPTNFVHTGHIGSNDVELSTNHLSAIQNQMQSKGGYEMNSLRLQAC, encoded by the exons ATGGCCAGCACCGGCGACATTTGGTTGCAATGGTTTTCCTGCTGCTTTCAGCCACAAAGCCCTCGACGACGGCGGCATCACCAGCGATTACGGATAGATCGATCGATGATCGGGAATCCCACCAATTTCGTTCACACAG GTCACATCGGATCGAACGACGTCGAACTATCGACAAATCATCTTTCAGCGATACAAAACCAGATGCAAAGTAAAGGTGGCTACGAAATGAATTCGCTTAGACTACAG GCCTGCTGA